The DNA segment CAGTTGGGGAGAAAAATCTGTTGCCTCATTAACTATTGATTCTAGTTCATCCAGTAATAAAGCTGATATTACAACAATAGGAAATGTTGTTGGTGGAGAAATTACTTATGGTTTTGAAACAGCAACAATTACAATTGCTGAAGGTGCAACTCAAGTTGAATTTGATATAGTTACTAAAGATAGCTATAAACAATGCCATCTTGCTTCTATAACATTTAACGAATAAAAACATTAAATTTGGACTGGCATTGCCAGTCCTTTTCTTTTATATAAGAAATAAAATAAAAAAATGGATATTTTGTTGACAAATGTCGAAAAACTTAGTACCATAAAACAGCAGTGGAGTATTAATTTCTATGTCCCAAGCGAAATTAATATATAAATTGTATTATCTATCATCGATTCAATTATGCTTAAAGGATGCAAGTTGAATTTTTTTTGCGTAATAAGCAAATATGATATTGAAAGGAAAAAATTAAAATGAAAAAATCAAGAATTATTTTACCAGCCGTTGCATTATTAACTATTTCCACAGTTGCTGCTGCTTCTAGCACAGTTGCTTGGTTCAGTGCTACTCGTGAAATTACAATAAACACAAATGAAGTAGGTGTTTATAATCCGGAATCAAACTTAGAGATTGTTTTAACTGGAGTTACAGAAGCTGGATCTAAAGTTAAAGATAATGATCCTAGAATTATTGATCTTCCTTCTTATTTACGTGATGGCTCTGTTGATCTTAATAGCGGAAAAGTTTATAAGAAAGATTTAGTAGCAACTGATACATATAATGAAGTTACTAATTTTACTTCTGAAAGTGCTTTGATAAATAATCAAGAAACGGTTATTTATCGTGCTACTTCATGGACAATGACTTTCTCTATGAAAGATGCTACACCTGATTCATATGCTATTTTCTTAAATATTAGTAATTTAGCAACTAGTTTTACACATAAAGCAGTTTCAGAAAAAGCAGAAGAAAATGTTTATAAATCACTTAGATTAGGACTTAAGTATGATGGTGGATTTGTTGTTGTAGCTCCTTTCTATGATAAAACAAATGATAATAGTTTGGCATATGTTAATGGAACATCATCAACAGGTACATATGATAAAGCTATTATAGAAAGTAGTGCTAAAATTGGAACTAGTGAAATTACTACTGGTACTTTAAATGGTGATGGATATAAAGATACTAATGCTTATGTTGGTACAATTGCTGGTGGTAAAGATAAATCATTAGAAGTTACAGCATA comes from the Firmicutes bacterium CAG:345 genome and includes:
- a CDS encoding unknown (no significant homology to UniProt), which encodes MKKSRIILPAVALLTISTVAAASSTVAWFSATREITINTNEVGVYNPESNLEIVLTGVTEAGSKVKDNDPRIIDLPSYLRDGSVDLNSGKVYKKDLVATDTYNEVTNFTSESALINNQETVIYRATSWTMTFSMKDATPDSYAIFLNISNLATSFTHKAVSEKAEENVYKSLRLGLKYDGGFVVVAPFYDKTNDNSLAYVNGTSSTGTYDKAIIESSAKIGTSEITTGTLNGDGYKDTNAYVGTIAGGKDKSLEVTAYLWFEGMDNNCVNGAGSVLNTKVNAALSFYSVRVLA